One genomic window of Pocillopora verrucosa isolate sample1 chromosome 8, ASM3666991v2, whole genome shotgun sequence includes the following:
- the LOC131777741 gene encoding cholesterol transporter ABCA5 isoform X1 has product MGIVQQTKYLVLKNFHIKKRNKWETLQEILIPIWFIVTLAIIKRRLITELKPAVRENEIPTAKISSMGLAGLPGIASSKPNIGYVTNNLANAGSVMEIVRNTSKDSAKYVEFNTTDSLIAFYKEHTNLLVGIEFWNGKEKGLAYTLRVPRGRLPLPKKRLVGLGECHDVNSLFSGGCPANSYITTKIATLQTIIDAAITKVEGNLPHYNVPDIKAKMMPKASYRQPEEDFASLILIFMVFAFVPYFPVVLVNLKEKELKLKELLRIVGTSDIAYLLSWIITYAVIMLVAVLILNVITILGNIFSNSNYIVMVIICYLYGLSIITMSLMLTPFFKSVTIAGLFASLVTAILATIANLLVLFEVSNVVKWLLSLFSPTAFVFALHEAVEGEGLNFDNWSTKGSFPSIYPTLMLLVDTVLYLLLALCFDAVIPGKCGQCRPPYFIFTPSFWKSICSKKEQGTAPSEQLSARVEEVSEDIEAMPADLQGNEVISIHKLRKVYHGKEEVVAVDGVSMDIYEGHVTALLGHNGAGKTTLIAMMTGMVPATEGYATVYGKDITDPSQMQEIRKGIGVCQQQNVLYDFLTVKEHLELYSGLKEVPVEQRGVMVSSLLMGIDLADQRDTLSKDLSGGQKRKLSVGIALIGDPKVIILDEPTSGMDPYARRLIWSLLKEKCKNRVVLLTTHFMDEADILADYKVILSKGRVRCSGSSLFLKNRFGIGYHLNMALAENCDTQPLIELVQSKVEGAEAIRHHGKEMAFSLPVEKVSCFPDLLKALEDNNDSSEGCAAPLLGVTSYGVSMTTLEEVFLQLEGTSEESKISTDDARETFEQSDANLLAPSDAMNIEDRGCRISGFVDAPNNTGVELNNPELMADSQKPVWKAKQQVLGLMRIHWLMLIRSPATSLFKIIILLFLIFVGLSLLRVAKNDSQSAIGLKLTPKMYLKPGSKKGYASFALLQNSTKEAMDHVMKYLSDYSVGTLLVSSMSSILSNSSSDLYNLGFDILKFPTDNLSSSSDLSSSFEMRYNDTAVHSVPVGINILGSILHMSALKKQKKAPYPLESTILAFPDVKPQWTFNIVVLSSFLLIGKAFGTILGDLGVLIVAERQMKMRHLLRVSGVSSFVYWLERLISDGIVASIPVILLLTLIPVLQPPSLSPLPAMGCVMIATLLYIPAGILFSYLMSFMCNSRDSSKQVLPSVFDLTGIIPYLTVSLVDTLVSRDTAIVLHYVFVFLLPPYQVFGALYYIDSVYRYESIIAAFRAGGQSVDVEVTASDYFKWTKYNGIPATLIAPVFHTILFSVLIYFLEQHKTGGAVSCKCSKSMNDKNNAHVDRSFSYMRLESEESMDPTDEDVRREKEKVSNMVSIEDSTFSAIVKGLWKRFGSGKKAKTVVKDLYFGVEQGEVFGLLGPNGAGKTTSLNMVTGDIPPTRGKVYVAGYDVRKQSHEAFQHMGFCPQEDVLWPKITLQEHLEAFARMRGKPRGEVKRVVKHYLSALGITEHAKKRTQYLSGATKRKASFAMAMLGDPQLLLLDEPSKGVDPSARRCLWNTISSNVHGKRGAVLTTHSMEEADALCSRVGIMVKGQLKCLGSTQHLKSTYGSGYTLELKLKKTHTSGPCPEGSMEQLHNYVIELLPSATQSEVFGGRLIYKVPKEGVGALSVIFTKLEKAKEEIGIEEYSFSQSTLEQVFLEFTKEQDDDRTGAEHNREENVQNGGSHPAV; this is encoded by the exons GTCTAGGTGAATGTCATGATGTCAACAGTTTGTTTTCAGGGGGCTGCCCTGCCAATTCTTATATTACAACCAAAATAGCAACCCTGCAAACAATAATTGATGCTGCTATTACAAAG GTTGAAGGGAATTTACCTCACTACAATGTCCCAGACATCAAGGCAAAGATGATGCCAAAGGCATCTTACAGGCAACCTGAAGAAGATTTTGCCTcccttattttgatttttatggtCTTTGCCTTTGTACCTTACTTCCCTGTAGTCCTTGTCAATCTGAAGGAGAAGGAACTTAAACTGAAGGAATTGTTGAGGATTGTGGGTACTTCTGATATCGCATACTTATTGTCGTGGATTATTACATATGCAGTGATCATGCTAGTAGCCGTCCTCATTTTGAATGTGATCACAATATTGGGAAACATATTTTCCAATAGCAACTACATTGTGATGGTCATCATCTGCTACCTGTATGGCTTAAGCATCATCACAATGTCTTTAATGCTGACACCATTCTTCAAAAGTGTCACGATTGCTGGCCTCTTTGCATCTCTGGTGACAGCAATTCTTGCCACAATTGCCAATCTCCTTGTCCTTTTTGAAGTGTCTAATGTGGTGAAGTGGTTATTGTCACTCTTTTCACCAACAGCATTTGTTTTTGCCTTGCATGAG GCTGTTGAAGGGGAAGGTCTGAACTTTGACAACTGGTCCACCAAAGGGAGTTTTCCATCCATTTATCCCACTCTGATGCTGCTGGTGGACACTGTTTTGTATCTTTTGCTGGCTCTGTGCTTTGATGCAGTGATTCCTGGTAAGTGTGGTCAGTGTAGGCCCCCCTACTTCATCTTTACACCATCCTTTTGGAAAAGTATCTGTAGCAAGAAGGAACAAGGGACAGCACCTTCTGAACAGCTTTCCGCAAGAGTGGAGGAGGTATCTGAAGATATTGAGGCCATGCCAGCAGATTTACAGGGGAATGAAGTAATAAG cattCACAAATTAAGGAAAGTTTACCATGGGAAAGAAGAGGTTGTTGCAGTTGATG GGGTCAGCATGGATATATATGAAGGTCATGTGACAGCGCTGTTGGGTCACAATGGAGCAGGTAAAACAACTCTAATAGCCATGATGACTGGAATGGTTCCTGCTACTGAGGGTTATGCCACTGTCTATGGAAAGGACATCACCGACCCCAGTCAGATGCAGGAAATAAGAAAAGGCATTG GTGTATGTCAGCAGCAGAATGTACTCTATGACTTTTTGACAGTGAAAGAACATTTAGAGCTCTACTCTGGCTTGAAAGAAGTGCCAGTGGAGCAGAGAGGTGTCATG GTGAGTTCATTGTTGATGGGAATTGACTTGGCAGACCAAAGGGACACTTTGTCAAAAGATTTGAGTGGAGGCCAGAAGAGGAAATTAAGTGTTGGCATAGCACTCATTGGGGATCCAAAG GTGATCATTTTAGATGAACCAACAAGTGGAATGGATCCATATGCACGACGACTCATATGGTCCTTGTTGAAAGAGAAGTGTAAAAACCGAGTGGTTCTCCTTACAACACATTTTATGGACGAGGCTGACATTTTAGCAG ATTACAAGGTTATTTTATCCAAAGGAAGAGTGCGCTGTTCAGGAAGCTCGCTTTTTCTCAAGAATCGCTTCGGAATTGGATATCATTTGAA taTGGCTCTAGCAGAGAATTGTGACACTCAGCCATTAATTGAGCTTGTTCAAAGCAAAGTGGAAGGTGCAGAAGCTATCCGTCACCATGGCAAAGAAATGGCATTTTCCCTTCCTGTGGAAAAAGTATCATGTTTTCCAG ATCTACTCAAGGCACTTGAGGACAACAATGACAGTTCAGAAGGCTGTGCCGCCCCCTTATTAGGCGTGACAAGTTATGGTGTTTCCATGACAACTCTAGAAGAAGTATTTCTTCAACTAGAGGGCACCTCTGAAGAGAGTAAAATATCAACAGATGATGCACGAGAAACA TTTGAACAAAGTGATGCAAATCTGTTGGCACCTTCAGATGCCATGAACATTGAAGACAGAGGCTGTAGAATTTCTGGGTTTGTTGATGCCCCAAATAACACAGGGGTGGAACTGAATAATCCAGAACTGATGGCTGATTCACAGAAACCAGTCTGGAAGGCAAAACAACAAGTCTTAGGATTAATGCGG aTTCACTGGTTAATGTTAATCCGTTCACCAGCCACAtcacttttcaaaattattattctgctatttttgatatttgttgGTCTTTCACTTTTACGTGTAGCCAAGAATGACAGCCAATCAGCAATTGGTTTGAAACTGACACCTAAGATGTATCTGAAACCTGGAAGTAAAAAGGGTTATGCCTCCTTTGCTCTTCTCCAGAACTCAACCAAAGAGGCCATGGACCATGTTATGAAATACCTGAGTGATTATAGTGTTGGCACCTTGTTGGTGTCCTCTATGAGTAGCATATTGAGCAACTCATCAAGTGATCTGTACAATCTGGGATTTGACATTCTCAAGTTTCCTACAGACAATTTGTCGTCGTCCAGC GATCTTTCATCAAGCTTTGAGATGCGATACAACGACACAGCTGTACATAGTGTACCTGTTGGCATCAACATATTGGGATCTATCTTGCACATGAGTgctctaaaaaaacaaaaaaaagcaccTTATCCACTGGAGTCAACCATTCTTGCCTTCCCTGACGTAAAACCTCAGTGGACTTTCAACATTGTAGTACTTTCGTCATTCCTTCTCATTGGAAAAGCTTTCGGCACTATTCTAGGTGACCTTGGAGTTCTGATTGTAGCAGAACGGcag ATGAAGATGCGCCATTTACTGAGGGTGTCTGGAGTATCATCCTTTGTGTATTGGCTGGAGCGTCTTATCTCTGATGGCATTGTAGCATCGATTCCAGTGATACTGTTGTTGACACTTATACCAGTCTTACAGCCGCCCTCACTGTCTCCTCTCCCTGCTATGGGCTGTGTAATGATTGCAACCCTTCTGTACATACCTGCTGGGATATTGTTTTCGTATCTCATGTCCTTTATGTGCAATTCAAGGGATTCCTCCAAGCAAGTTTTGCCAAGTGTGTTCGACCTT accGGAATAATTCCATACTTGACTGTATCTTTGGTGGATACGCTTGTAAGCCGAGATACTGCCATTGTTCTTCATTACGTGTTTGTATTCCTGTTGCCTCCATATCAAGTATTTGGAGCTTTGTATTACATTGACAGT GTGTACAGGTATGAGTCCATTATAGCAGCATTTAGAGCTGGTGGTCAATCTGTTGATGTAGAAGTCACTGCAAGCGACTACTTCAAGTGGACCAAATACAATGGCATCCCAGCCACATTGATTGCT CCTGTTTTTCATACCATTCTGTTTTCTGTGCTGATCTATTTCTTGGAACAACATAAAACTGGTGGTGCTGTGAGTTGCAAGTGTTCCAAAAG CATGAATGACAAGAACAACGCACATGTAGACAGAAGTTTCAGTTACATGCGACTGGAAAGTGAGGAATCAATGGATCCAACCGATGAGGATGTTaggagggaaaaagaaaaagtctcAAACATGGTTTCCATAGAAGACTCCACCTTTTCTGCAATAGTAAAG GGACTATGGAAGAGATTTGGCTCAGGAAAGAAGGCTAAAACAGTTGTCAAAGATCTGTACTTTGGTGTTGAGCAAGGAGAAGTTTTTGGACTTCTTGGTCCAAATGGAGCCGGCAAGACAACCTCCCTTAACATGGTCACAGGAGACATTCCACCAACAAGAGGAAAG GTCTATGTAGCAGGTTATGATGTCAGAAAACAGTCCCATGAGGCATTTCAACACATGGGATTTTGCCCTCAGGAAGATGTACTCTGGCCAAAAATAACATTGCAAGAGCACCTTGAGGCTTTTGCCAGGATGCGTGGCAAGCCAAGGGGGGAGGTCAAACGGGTAGTTAAGCA CTATTTGTCTGCTTTAGGGATTACTGAACATGCTAAGAAGAGAACTCAATATCTTTCAGGAGCAACAAAACGAAAG GCCAGTTTTGCCATGGCAATGCTGGGGGATCCACAGCTGTTGCTGCTTGATGAGCCTTCCAAAGGCGTGGACCCTTCTGCCAGACGTTGCTTATG GAACACCATCAGCAGTAATGTCCACGGAAAGAGAGGGGCTGTTCTAACAACACATTCCATGGAGGAGGCTGATGCTTTGTGTTCACGAGTTGGAATCATGGTGAAAGGCCAACTCAA GTGTCTTGGTTCAACACAACATTTAAAGAGTACTTATGGCAGTGGTTACACCTTAGaattaaaactgaagaaaaCCCACACCTCAGGTCCATGCCCAGAAGGTTCAATGGAGCAGTTACACAACTATGTCATTGAGCTGCTTCCAAGTGCAACCCAGTCTGAAGTGTTTGGTGGAAGACTGATATACAAGGTCCCAAAGGAAGGTGTTGGGGCACTATCAGTCATCTTTACTAAGCTTGAAAAAG ctaAGGAAGAAATTGGGATAGAGGAGTACAGTTTCAGTCAGTCTACACTGGAACAg GTTTTTCTGGAGTTCACAAAAGAACAAGATGATGACAGGACTGGAGCTGAACATAACAGAGAAGAGAATGTACAAAATGGTGGATCTCACCCAGCAGTGTAA